A genomic segment from Glycine soja cultivar W05 chromosome 18, ASM419377v2, whole genome shotgun sequence encodes:
- the LOC114397333 gene encoding uncharacterized protein LOC114397333 — translation MFTFLCEPSLPHFPHFPTSLSLLFFIATPPSRHTLSSFLHRGTTIAPHCLFFSSSRHHHGGTTIAPPPWRHHHRAMHHHRDSISPHRHAPVDSFFTKPFLQLKEPGTYGIRYLGAIQFSSRVPKVWSC, via the exons ATGTTCACTTTTCTTTGTGAACCTTCACTTCCCCACTTCCCCCACTTCCctacttctctttctcttcttttcttcatcGCGACACCACCATCCCGCCACaccctctcttcttttcttcatcGCGGCACCACCATAGCGCCACACTGCCTCTTCTTTTCTTCATCGCGACACCACCATGGCGGCACCACCATCGCGCCACCACCATGGCGGCACCACCATCGCGCCATGCACCACCATCGCG attcGATTTCACCACACAGACACGCTCCAGTGGACAGTTTCTTTACGAAACCGTTTCTTCAACTGAAGGAACCAG GAACATATGGTATCAGGTACCTGGGTGCAATACAGTTTTCCTCTAGGGTACCTAAAGTTTGGAGTTGCTGA
- the LOC114396819 gene encoding pentatricopeptide repeat-containing protein At3g09060-like: MPLTPPSSQAPQSRKISPLHHVAANPALLLSHAPRIVAAIRYPFPEDMPLTLLKAYAKTRMPDEALHVFQTMPHVFGCSPTICSFNTLLNAFVESHQWARAENFFKYFEAASVTPNVETYNVLLKVLCKKGEFEKGRGLLTWMWGAGMSPDKITYRTLIGGVAKSGDLGFALEVFDEMRERGVELDVVCYNMIIDGFFKRGYFVKAGEMWERLLREESVFPSVVSYNVMISGLCRCGRFS; this comes from the coding sequence ATGCCTCTCACCCCACCATCTTCTCAAGCTCCTCAAAGCCGAAAAATCAGCCCCCTCCATCACGTGGCCGCCAATCCCGCCCTCCTTCTCTCCCACGCGCCGCGCATCGTCGCCGCCATTCGCTACCCCTTCCCAGAGGACATGCCCCTCACTCTCCTCAAAGCCTACGCCAAAACCCGCATGCCTGACGAAGCCTTGCATGTGTTCCAAACCATGCCTCATGTGTTTGGGTGCTCCCCAACCATTTGCTCCTTTAACACCCTCCTCAACGCGTTCGTGGAGTCACACCAGTGGGCACGTGCGGAGAACTTCTTCAAGTACTTCGAAGCCGCATCTGTGACGCCGAATGTTGAAACCTATAATGTTCTGCTGAAGGTTCTGTGTAAGAAGGGTGAGTTCGAGAAGGGTCGGGGGTTGCTGACGTGGATGTGGGGTGCGGGGATGAGCCCTGATAAGATCACCTACAGGACTTTGATTGGGGGTGTGGCGAAGAGTGGGGATTTGGGGTTTGCGCTTGAGGTGTTCGATGAAATGCGTGAACGAGGGGTAGAGCTTGATGTGGTGTGTTACAACATGATCATTGATGGGTTTTTCAAAAGGGGGTATTTTGTGAAGGCGGGTGAGATGTGGGAGAGGTTGTTGAGAGAGGAATCGGTGTTTCCCAGTGTTGTGAGTTATAATGTTATGATTAGTGGGTTGTGTAGGTGTGGGAGGTTTAGTTAG